The [Clostridium] celerecrescens 18A genomic sequence AATCGATGGAACACATAAGTAAAAAGGAGGGAGAAAGGAAAAATCATGGATTTTGAGTTTATTCGTGCCTATACGCCGCTATATGCAGAGGCGGCAGGTATGACACTTCGAATATCTTTTCTGGGGATCCTGCTGTCAGCAGCCATTGGCCTTTTGTGCAGCCTGGTTAAGATTTTTAAGATACCGGTGTTAAAGAGTATTGTGAATGGCTATATTGAGGTGTCCAGGAATACGCCTCTTTTGATCCAGCTGTTTTTTTTATACTTTGGACTTCCTAAAATCGGTATTGTTTTAAGCTCTGAAAGCTGTGCAGTCACAGGGCTGGCATTTTTAGGAGGAAGCTACATGGCGGAAGCATTCCGCACGGGAATTGAACAGGTACCGGTTATCCAATCGGAATCGGGTCTCAGCCTGGGACTTACAAAAGGGCAGGTATTTCAGTATATCATCCTTCCTCAGGCGGTTACCACCTCAGTCCCTGTATTTTGTGCCAACATTATATTTCTTATAAAAGAAACATCGGTGTTCAGTGCGGTCGCACTGGCTGACTTAATGTTTGTGGCAAAGGATCTGATAGGAATTTATTATAAAACAGATGAGGCCCTCCTAATGCTGGTGGCAGCGTACTTAATCATCTTGCTGCCAATATCCTTATTCTGTTCCTGGTTAGAAAGGAGGGTCCGCTATGCAGAATTTGGGAATTAGGATACTGTTTGAGGGAAATAATTTTCTGCGGTTGTTGGGCGGTCTCCTGGTATCACTTAAGATCGCAGTTTTATCCATGGTTTTATCCGTGGGACTTGGAATACTTCTTGGAATGGTGATGACCAGTAAAAAAAGGCCAGTCCGGTTTTTTACAAGGCTTTATCTGGAGGCAGTCAGGATCATGCCTCAGCTGGTCCTTTTGTTTCTTGTTTATTTTGGAGCTGCAAAGCATTTGAATGTAAATTTCTCCGGGGAAATGGCCGCGGTCATTGTATTCACCTTTTGGGGGACTGCAGAAATGGGGGATCTGGTTCGAAGCGCTCTGGAATCCATACCGGTTCATCAGTATCAAAGTGGCTTTGGACTGGGAATGACGGAGCTTCAAGTATACCGGTATATTGTGATTCCTCAAACGATACGCAGGCTGCTTCCATCGGTCATGAATCTTTTGACAAGAATGATCAAAACCACTTCTCTTGTTGTATTGATCGGCGTGATTGAGGTGGTTAAGGTTGGAAAACAGATCATTGACTCCTCCAGGTACACGGTACCTGATGCGGCCCTCTGGGTATACGGAGTGATCTTCATTCTGTACTTTGCGATTTGTTACCCATTTTCCAGGGCTGCTGCCCTGCTAGATAAAAAATTAAAGGATTGATCATATGAGTCAGGAAATGATTTTAAAGACAGAGAATCTCAGGAAGTCCTATGAAAACGGGCAGCCGGTTTTAAAGGATATTTCCTTTACCTTGGAAAAAGGGGAGGTAGTGGTGGTCGTAGGACCTTCCGGCTGCGGAAAAAGTACCTTTTTACGATGTCTCAACATGCTGGAGCCCATTGATTCCGGTACCATTCAGTTTAAGGACCGGATCGTTGACAGGGGCAAACGGGATGTTTATGAAATAAGACAGAAGATCGGCATGGTATTCCAGAGCTACGATTTATTCCCACATAAGACCATTCTGGGCAATATTATTCTGGCCCCTTTAAAGGTGCAGAAAAGGGATAAAAAAGAGGTGACAGCGGAAGCAGAACAGCTTCTGGCCAGGGTAGGACTTCTGGATAAAAAGGATTCTTATCCCAGGCAGTTGTCCGGCGGACAGAAGCAAAGAGTGGCTATTGTACGGGCGCTTATCATGCATCCGGAGATCCTGCTCTTAGACGAGATCACGGCAGCCCTGGACCCGGAGATGGTACGGGAGGTGCTGCAGGTGGTGTTAGAACTGGCAAAGGACGGAATGACCATGGTCATTGTCACACATGAGATGGAATTTGCCAAGGCAGTGGCTGACCGTGTCCTGTTCATGGATCAGGGCGTTGTAGTGGAAGAGAGCCTGCCGGATGAATTTTTTGCTTCACCCCGGACAGAGCGGGCAAAACAGTTTTTAAATACGTTTCATTATGAAGCGTTATAAAATAAAAAATAACATGGAGGATGTAATTATGAAGAAGAAATTACTAGGTGCATTATTAGGCATTACCATGGCGGCAGGCCTTTTGGCAGGCTGCAGCCAGGCAAAGGACAATGGAGGAAACACCGGAGGAGCAGCTGCAAAGGCAAGAACCTTATCTGAGATCAAGGAAGCCGGAACCATTAAAATCGGCGTATTCAGCGACAAGAATCCATTTGGATATGTGGATTCCAATGGAAAGATCCAGGGCTATGACGTATATTTTGCTAAGCGGCTGGCAAAGGACTTACTTGGCAGTGAGGATAAGGTTGAATTCGTATACGTAGAAGCTGCCAGCCGGGTGGAATATTTAAAATCCGCCAAGGTGGATGTGATTTTGGCTAATTTCACAGTTACTGATGAGAGAAAGGAACAGGTGGATTTCGCACTTCCTTATATGAAGGTAGCTCTTGGCGTCGTATCTCCTGATGCAGCTCTGATTAACGATGTGGCACAATTAAAGGAAAAGACCCTTATTGTGGTAAAGGGAACTACGGCTGAAACTTATTTTTCCGAAAATCATCCAGAAGTAAAGCTGTTAAAGTTTGATGAGTATCAGGAAGCTTATGACGCTCTTCTGGACGGAAGAGGAGATGCCTTCTCTACCGATAATACGGAAGTTCTTGCATGGGCCCTTCAGAATAAAGGATTCACGGTAGGAATCGAGTCCATTGGAAATCTGGATACCATTGCTCCAGCCGTTCAGAAAGGAAATAAGGATCTTCTGGATTGGATCAACAGCGAGATCGAAACTCTTGGCAAGGAGCAGTTCTTTCATAAGGATTTTGAGGAGACCCTAAAGCCTGTATATGGAGATGAGATCGATCCTGAAAATCTGGTTGTGGAAGGCGGCCAGGTTTAAAAGGCGGAAACTGAGAAAAAATATCATCAGCTGCTTTATGAGAACTTAATGAGAAAAATAACCGGCAGGG encodes the following:
- a CDS encoding amino acid ABC transporter permease; protein product: MDFEFIRAYTPLYAEAAGMTLRISFLGILLSAAIGLLCSLVKIFKIPVLKSIVNGYIEVSRNTPLLIQLFFLYFGLPKIGIVLSSESCAVTGLAFLGGSYMAEAFRTGIEQVPVIQSESGLSLGLTKGQVFQYIILPQAVTTSVPVFCANIIFLIKETSVFSAVALADLMFVAKDLIGIYYKTDEALLMLVAAYLIILLPISLFCSWLERRVRYAEFGN
- a CDS encoding amino acid ABC transporter permease, which translates into the protein MQNLGIRILFEGNNFLRLLGGLLVSLKIAVLSMVLSVGLGILLGMVMTSKKRPVRFFTRLYLEAVRIMPQLVLLFLVYFGAAKHLNVNFSGEMAAVIVFTFWGTAEMGDLVRSALESIPVHQYQSGFGLGMTELQVYRYIVIPQTIRRLLPSVMNLLTRMIKTTSLVVLIGVIEVVKVGKQIIDSSRYTVPDAALWVYGVIFILYFAICYPFSRAAALLDKKLKD
- a CDS encoding amino acid ABC transporter ATP-binding protein, whose protein sequence is MSQEMILKTENLRKSYENGQPVLKDISFTLEKGEVVVVVGPSGCGKSTFLRCLNMLEPIDSGTIQFKDRIVDRGKRDVYEIRQKIGMVFQSYDLFPHKTILGNIILAPLKVQKRDKKEVTAEAEQLLARVGLLDKKDSYPRQLSGGQKQRVAIVRALIMHPEILLLDEITAALDPEMVREVLQVVLELAKDGMTMVIVTHEMEFAKAVADRVLFMDQGVVVEESLPDEFFASPRTERAKQFLNTFHYEAL
- a CDS encoding cysteine ABC transporter substrate-binding protein, with amino-acid sequence MKKKLLGALLGITMAAGLLAGCSQAKDNGGNTGGAAAKARTLSEIKEAGTIKIGVFSDKNPFGYVDSNGKIQGYDVYFAKRLAKDLLGSEDKVEFVYVEAASRVEYLKSAKVDVILANFTVTDERKEQVDFALPYMKVALGVVSPDAALINDVAQLKEKTLIVVKGTTAETYFSENHPEVKLLKFDEYQEAYDALLDGRGDAFSTDNTEVLAWALQNKGFTVGIESIGNLDTIAPAVQKGNKDLLDWINSEIETLGKEQFFHKDFEETLKPVYGDEIDPENLVVEGGQV